One genomic segment of Streptomyces niveus includes these proteins:
- a CDS encoding MFS transporter has protein sequence MTRKLSAILPDLTPLRTLREFRLLWIQGLVTYFGSSMAMIALPLQIKDLTDSPLAVGAMGAVELVPLIVFGLYGGALADAVDRRKLILLSEAGLGLLAVILLINALLPRPALWPLYVVAAGVSALAGIQRPALDSLIARIVPHAQLTAAAALNALRWQTAAVAGPAAAGVVVAFSGAATAYALTVAGFVASVLMCLRLRPAPPSKEATKPSLRGIAEGARYAWSKPVLLGTYAVDLSAMFFAFPLAIFPFLAEDLDAEWALGLMYGAIPLGSVLISLTSGWASKVRRHGLMVVVGAGGWGLAMAVAGWMPNIWLVLFCLMLAGAGDMLSGLGRSTIWNQTIPEELRGRLAGLEVLSYSVGPQLGQVRAGTVAGWTGTRPAIWSGGVACVVAVGLLAAVLPKLMTYDSETDEDALRRKAQQEGAGTGADAGGEGVAAQDQAPAPGVAL, from the coding sequence GTGACCAGAAAGCTGTCGGCGATCCTGCCGGACCTCACTCCGCTGCGCACACTGCGCGAGTTCCGGCTCCTGTGGATCCAGGGCCTGGTGACGTACTTCGGCAGCTCCATGGCCATGATCGCGCTGCCGCTCCAGATCAAGGACCTCACGGACTCGCCGCTCGCGGTCGGTGCGATGGGCGCCGTCGAGCTGGTGCCGCTGATCGTCTTCGGGCTGTACGGCGGGGCGCTCGCCGACGCGGTCGACCGCCGCAAGCTGATCCTGCTCTCCGAGGCGGGCCTCGGGCTGCTCGCGGTGATCCTGCTGATCAACGCGCTGCTGCCGCGGCCGGCGCTCTGGCCGCTGTACGTCGTGGCCGCGGGCGTCTCGGCGCTTGCGGGCATCCAGCGACCCGCGCTGGACTCCCTGATCGCGCGGATCGTGCCGCACGCCCAACTGACCGCGGCGGCCGCGCTCAACGCGCTGCGCTGGCAGACCGCGGCCGTCGCCGGACCGGCGGCGGCCGGTGTCGTGGTCGCGTTCTCCGGGGCGGCGACGGCGTACGCGCTGACCGTGGCCGGGTTCGTCGCCTCCGTACTGATGTGCCTGCGGCTGCGTCCGGCGCCGCCTTCCAAGGAGGCGACGAAGCCGTCACTGCGCGGGATCGCGGAAGGCGCGCGGTACGCGTGGAGCAAGCCGGTGCTGCTGGGCACGTACGCGGTCGATCTGAGCGCCATGTTCTTCGCCTTCCCGCTCGCGATCTTCCCGTTCCTCGCGGAGGACCTGGACGCGGAGTGGGCGCTCGGCCTGATGTACGGGGCGATTCCGCTCGGCTCCGTACTGATCAGCCTGACCAGCGGCTGGGCCTCGAAGGTCCGGCGGCACGGGCTGATGGTGGTGGTCGGCGCCGGCGGCTGGGGCCTGGCGATGGCAGTGGCGGGCTGGATGCCGAACATCTGGCTGGTCCTGTTCTGCCTGATGCTGGCGGGCGCGGGCGACATGCTCAGCGGACTGGGGCGCTCGACGATCTGGAACCAGACGATCCCCGAGGAGCTGCGCGGCAGGCTGGCGGGCCTGGAGGTGCTGTCGTACAGCGTGGGCCCGCAGCTCGGCCAGGTCCGCGCGGGCACGGTGGCCGGGTGGACGGGGACGCGCCCGGCGATCTGGAGTGGTGGGGTGGCGTGCGTGGTGGCGGTGGGGCTGCTGGCGGCGGTGCTGCCGAAGCTGATGACGTACGACTCGGAGACGGACGAGGACGCGTTGCGGCGGAAGGCTCAGCAGGAGGGCGCTGGTACGGGTGCGGATGCGGGTGGCGAGGGGGTTGCCGCCCAGGACCAGGCGCCCGCGCCCGGGGTGGCGCTCTGA
- a CDS encoding heme/hemin ABC transporter substrate-binding protein: MRTQRLAGALISVLALALAATGCGGSDSGGGTGGGGGTAKAAGTTAAADRVEPLADVPEPELPVTVDSADGTKVTVTSADRLVPLTGSLSEIVFTLGLGKHVVARDITATFEQAAKLPVVTRAHDVSAESVLSLRPTLVIAETTTGPPEAVDQIRDAGIPLLVVEPAKGLDDVGTRIETVARALGVDAAGDELSARTAERIAAVQKRIPAPGDGGKPRVAFLYLRGSASVYLLGGRDSGASSLLEAAGAVDAGKESGLDKDFTAITSEALAKAAPDAILLMSKGLESVGGPDGLVKIPGVAETPAGLDRRFVSVDDGVLLNYGPRTDQVLASLVDQLYPDGE; the protein is encoded by the coding sequence GTGCGCACTCAACGCCTGGCGGGCGCACTCATCTCGGTGCTGGCCCTCGCCCTGGCCGCCACCGGCTGCGGCGGAAGCGACAGCGGAGGCGGCACCGGCGGTGGTGGCGGGACGGCGAAGGCCGCCGGTACGACGGCCGCCGCCGACCGCGTCGAACCGCTGGCGGACGTCCCCGAGCCGGAACTCCCGGTCACCGTGGACTCCGCGGACGGCACGAAGGTCACCGTCACCTCGGCCGACCGGCTCGTGCCCCTCACCGGATCGCTCAGCGAGATCGTCTTCACCCTCGGCCTCGGAAAGCACGTCGTGGCCCGCGACATCACCGCCACCTTCGAACAGGCCGCGAAGCTGCCGGTGGTGACCCGCGCCCACGACGTCTCCGCCGAGAGCGTCCTGTCCCTCAGGCCGACGCTCGTCATCGCCGAGACCACCACCGGACCGCCCGAGGCGGTCGACCAGATCCGGGACGCCGGGATCCCGCTGCTCGTCGTCGAGCCGGCGAAGGGCCTGGACGACGTCGGCACACGCATCGAGACGGTCGCGCGGGCGCTGGGCGTCGACGCGGCGGGCGACGAGCTGAGCGCGCGTACGGCCGAGCGGATCGCCGCCGTACAGAAGAGGATCCCGGCACCCGGCGACGGCGGGAAGCCACGTGTCGCCTTCCTCTATCTGCGCGGCTCGGCGTCCGTCTATCTGCTCGGTGGCCGTGATTCCGGGGCGAGTTCACTGCTGGAGGCGGCGGGAGCCGTCGACGCGGGCAAGGAGTCCGGCCTGGACAAGGACTTCACCGCGATCACCAGCGAGGCGCTGGCGAAGGCGGCGCCGGACGCGATCCTCCTGATGAGTAAGGGACTTGAGTCGGTGGGCGGCCCCGACGGACTGGTGAAGATCCCGGGGGTGGCCGAGACGCCCGCCGGTCTCGACCGCCGATTCGTCTCCGTCGACGACGGTGTGCTGCTCAACTACGGGCCCCGTACGGACCAGGTGCTCGCCTCCCTGGTCGACCAGCTCTACCCGGACGGCGAGTGA
- a CDS encoding HtaA domain-containing protein, producing the protein MLSSGPVRALAVALLAVLLGALIPAATAQAADRAVQGGRLDWGIKSSFQSYVTGPIAGGSWSLTGGAATVGGSQFRFHSASGTYDPDSGAMRAGFSGGVRFVGHAKPDGSHELDLTISRPTVRISGGRGTLHADMTSKAKGSGKVTTSSQVPLATLDLGGIDMRGGGSPVALGNVPSTLTAQGAAAFAGYYTAGTPLDPVSLSVDVADAKNPAKKPADNSAQKPADKDKSTGEAEEERAEGAPHDAAVDWGVRRTFREYVTGSIAEGRWTLGDGAQDGGALFRFPKGKGTYDAKKGTLDADFAGSVRFTGNQLDLTLSGISVQVKDGKGALAADVTSEGGAPRRAVSLVTFAAGDFTPKNGLAALTEAPATLTEAGAEAFGSMYKAGTVMDPVSLAVAVDKKAKLPALPDLGSDAEASAAPKAGAADGPTTPAEEDDAASASASSSSNALTYTGIGAGLLLAAALAVHLGVRRRGSTAQAAPASGPDGPSAGPGSDGPS; encoded by the coding sequence ATGCTGTCGTCCGGACCGGTGCGCGCTCTCGCCGTCGCGCTGCTCGCCGTACTCCTCGGAGCCCTGATCCCGGCGGCCACTGCGCAGGCGGCGGACCGCGCCGTGCAGGGCGGCAGGCTCGACTGGGGGATCAAGTCGTCCTTCCAGAGCTATGTCACCGGCCCGATAGCGGGCGGCAGTTGGAGCCTGACCGGGGGAGCGGCCACTGTCGGCGGCAGCCAGTTCCGGTTCCACTCAGCCTCGGGGACGTACGACCCCGACAGCGGCGCCATGCGCGCCGGCTTCAGCGGCGGCGTCCGCTTCGTCGGTCACGCGAAGCCGGACGGATCGCACGAGCTGGACCTCACCATCAGCCGTCCCACGGTCCGTATCTCCGGCGGCCGGGGCACGCTGCACGCCGATATGACCAGCAAGGCCAAGGGGAGCGGCAAGGTCACCACGTCGTCGCAGGTCCCGCTCGCCACGCTCGATCTCGGCGGGATCGACATGCGGGGCGGCGGCAGCCCGGTCGCGCTCGGCAACGTCCCCTCGACGCTCACCGCGCAGGGCGCCGCCGCCTTCGCCGGTTACTACACGGCGGGCACTCCGCTCGACCCGGTCAGCCTCTCCGTGGACGTGGCCGACGCGAAGAACCCGGCGAAGAAGCCCGCGGATAACTCGGCACAGAAGCCCGCCGACAAGGACAAGAGCACCGGCGAGGCCGAGGAGGAGCGGGCCGAGGGCGCCCCGCACGACGCGGCCGTCGACTGGGGAGTGCGCCGTACCTTCCGCGAGTACGTCACCGGCTCGATCGCCGAGGGCCGTTGGACGCTCGGCGACGGAGCACAGGACGGCGGCGCGCTGTTCCGCTTCCCGAAGGGCAAGGGCACGTACGACGCGAAGAAGGGGACGCTCGACGCCGACTTCGCGGGCAGTGTCCGCTTCACCGGAAACCAACTGGACCTGACACTCAGCGGGATCAGCGTTCAGGTGAAGGACGGAAAGGGCGCCCTGGCCGCCGACGTCACGAGCGAGGGCGGGGCGCCGCGCCGGGCCGTCTCCCTGGTCACCTTCGCCGCCGGGGACTTCACGCCGAAGAACGGTCTCGCGGCACTCACCGAGGCCCCCGCGACGCTCACCGAGGCCGGTGCCGAGGCGTTCGGGTCCATGTACAAGGCGGGCACGGTGATGGATCCCGTCTCGCTCGCCGTCGCCGTCGACAAGAAGGCGAAGCTGCCCGCGCTGCCCGATCTGGGCAGTGACGCCGAGGCTTCCGCCGCTCCGAAGGCCGGTGCGGCCGACGGACCCACCACGCCGGCGGAGGAGGACGATGCCGCGTCCGCCTCGGCCTCCTCGTCCTCCAACGCCCTTACGTACACGGGCATCGGCGCCGGTCTGCTGCTGGCCGCCGCGCTCGCGGTGCACCTCGGCGTCCGGCGGCGCGGCTCGACGGCACAGGCGGCCCCCGCCTCCGGCCCCGACGGACCCTCGGCCGGTCCTGGTTCAGACGGACCCTCCTGA
- a CDS encoding PhzF family phenazine biosynthesis protein: MADFAGRGPDGGGDIEVLRVFCAGDGRYGNALGVVREGRDYPDEASRQALAAELGFSETVFVDDPERGHVDIYTPGLRLPFAGHPLVGAAWLLDLETVNPPVGEVWVRQDGEFTWITARPEWSPPRTLRRYGTVAEVDALPAPPPGEGWLYAWAWEDESAGRVRARGFPRRDDGIVEDEATGAAALLLTAELGRALNITQGRGSQILTAPGPDGSIEIGGRVRLLPPR, from the coding sequence GTGGCTGACTTCGCCGGCCGCGGCCCGGACGGCGGCGGCGACATCGAAGTACTGCGCGTCTTCTGCGCGGGCGACGGCCGGTACGGCAACGCGCTCGGCGTCGTACGGGAGGGCCGCGACTACCCCGACGAGGCGTCCCGGCAGGCGCTCGCGGCCGAACTCGGCTTCAGCGAGACCGTGTTCGTGGACGATCCCGAGCGCGGCCACGTGGACATCTACACGCCGGGCCTGCGGCTGCCGTTCGCCGGGCACCCGCTCGTCGGGGCCGCCTGGCTGCTCGACCTGGAGACCGTCAACCCGCCCGTCGGCGAGGTGTGGGTGCGCCAGGACGGCGAGTTCACCTGGATCACGGCGCGCCCCGAATGGTCCCCGCCACGGACCCTGCGCCGCTACGGGACGGTCGCCGAGGTCGACGCGCTCCCCGCCCCGCCACCTGGCGAGGGCTGGCTCTACGCGTGGGCGTGGGAGGACGAGTCGGCCGGCCGGGTACGGGCGCGGGGCTTCCCGCGCCGCGACGACGGCATCGTGGAGGACGAGGCTACGGGCGCGGCGGCCCTGCTCCTCACCGCCGAACTGGGCCGCGCGCTGAACATCACTCAGGGCCGGGGGTCGCAGATCCTCACTGCCCCCGGCCCTGACGGCTCGATCGAGATCGGCGGACGCGTCCGGCTGCTCCCGCCCCGCTGA
- the npdG gene encoding NADPH-dependent F420 reductase, with the protein MTSTDSGSTPKPPAKDPWDLPDVSDLTVGVLGGTGDQGRGLAYRLARAGQKVIIGSRAAERAEAAAAELGLGVEGADNAGCARRSDIVIIAVPWEGHAKTLESLKDELAGKLVVDCVNPLGFDKKGAYALKPEEGSAAEQAAALLPGSRVTAAFHHLSAVLLQDPAVEQIDTDVMVLGEVRADTDIVQALAARIPGMRGVFAGRLRNAHQVESLVANLISVNRRYKAHAGLRVTDV; encoded by the coding sequence ATGACCTCTACCGACAGTGGCAGCACGCCGAAGCCTCCCGCCAAGGACCCGTGGGATCTTCCCGATGTCTCGGACCTGACCGTCGGTGTTCTCGGCGGCACCGGCGACCAGGGGCGCGGGCTCGCCTACCGGCTGGCGCGGGCCGGGCAGAAAGTGATCATCGGCTCCCGCGCCGCGGAGCGCGCCGAGGCGGCGGCGGCCGAACTCGGCCTCGGTGTCGAGGGCGCCGACAACGCCGGATGCGCGCGCCGCAGCGACATCGTCATCATCGCCGTGCCCTGGGAGGGCCACGCCAAGACGCTGGAATCGCTCAAGGACGAACTCGCGGGCAAGCTCGTCGTCGACTGCGTCAACCCGCTCGGCTTCGACAAGAAGGGCGCCTACGCGCTGAAGCCTGAGGAGGGCAGCGCCGCCGAACAGGCCGCCGCCCTGCTGCCCGGTTCACGCGTCACCGCCGCCTTCCACCATCTGTCCGCCGTGCTGCTCCAGGACCCGGCCGTCGAGCAGATCGACACCGATGTGATGGTGCTCGGCGAGGTGAGGGCCGACACCGACATCGTGCAGGCGCTGGCGGCCCGTATCCCCGGGATGCGCGGGGTGTTCGCGGGGCGGCTGCGCAACGCGCACCAGGTGGAGTCGCTGGTGGCGAACCTGATCTCGGTCAACCGCCGCTACAAGGCGCACGCGGGCCTGCGTGTGACCGACGTCTGA
- a CDS encoding heme ABC transporter ATP-binding protein — MRAGTVVKATAHRVLLSVFAPRSRELPVPVAHGDVVAEVRGLRVRFGPRDVLGGADGGVDLAVRAGEVLALVGPNGAGKSTLLSALAADQAADSGGVRIAGRPAADWSAPELALRRAVLPQAATLSFPFPVEEVVRMGRAPWTGTASEDDDDTAVAEAMAATEVDEFARRPFSALSGGERARVALARVLAQRAPLLLLDEPTAALDLRHQELVLRVCRSRAAAGDAVVVVLHDLGLAAAHADRVAVLHEGRVVADGPPAEVFGDELLSRVYRQPVEVLPHPRTGTPLVIPRRTGRVRTVSGGHGAEGDR, encoded by the coding sequence ATGAGGGCCGGCACGGTCGTGAAGGCCACGGCGCACCGCGTGCTCCTGAGTGTGTTCGCCCCACGGAGCAGGGAGTTGCCCGTCCCGGTCGCCCATGGGGACGTCGTCGCCGAAGTGCGGGGCCTGCGCGTACGGTTCGGGCCGCGCGACGTCCTCGGTGGCGCCGACGGCGGTGTCGATCTCGCCGTACGCGCCGGTGAGGTCCTCGCGCTCGTCGGGCCCAACGGGGCGGGCAAGTCGACGCTCCTCTCCGCGCTCGCCGCCGACCAGGCTGCCGACAGCGGCGGCGTACGGATCGCCGGCCGCCCCGCCGCCGACTGGTCCGCGCCCGAACTCGCGCTGCGCCGGGCCGTGTTGCCGCAGGCCGCCACCCTCTCCTTTCCGTTCCCTGTGGAGGAGGTCGTACGGATGGGCCGCGCGCCCTGGACGGGTACGGCGTCCGAGGACGACGACGACACGGCCGTGGCCGAGGCGATGGCGGCGACCGAGGTGGACGAGTTCGCGCGCCGCCCCTTCTCTGCTCTCTCCGGCGGCGAACGCGCCCGCGTCGCGCTCGCCCGCGTCCTCGCCCAGCGCGCCCCGCTGCTCCTTCTCGACGAGCCGACCGCCGCACTCGACCTGCGGCACCAGGAGTTGGTGCTGCGCGTCTGCCGCTCGCGGGCCGCGGCAGGTGACGCCGTCGTCGTCGTACTGCACGATCTCGGGCTGGCCGCCGCGCACGCCGACCGGGTCGCCGTTCTGCACGAGGGCCGGGTCGTCGCGGACGGTCCGCCGGCCGAGGTGTTCGGTGACGAACTGCTCAGCCGGGTCTACCGACAGCCCGTCGAGGTCCTCCCGCACCCGCGCACCGGGACCCCGCTCGTGATTCCGAGGCGGACGGGTAGGGTTCGGACGGTCAGTGGGGGTCACGGAGCAGAAGGCGACCGATGA
- a CDS encoding heme oxygenase (biliverdin-producing) produces the protein MDATATATPFSTQIRVASHEKHSEVNTSTFMSDLLGRRFGVEAYARYTEQLWFVYRALEEAAPTVEGDPVAGPFIKPELMRTEALERDLTHLRGAGWREGLEPLPATAAYAARITECARTWPGGYVAHHYTRYLGDLSGGQVVRDIAEKTWGFERKGDGVRFYVFEKIANPAAFKRAYRELLDTLPADDLEKQRIIEECNRAFDFNGAVFHELEGEFPLSA, from the coding sequence TTGGACGCAACCGCCACCGCCACCCCGTTCTCCACGCAGATCCGTGTCGCCTCGCACGAGAAGCACAGCGAGGTGAACACCTCGACCTTCATGAGCGACCTGCTGGGCCGGCGCTTCGGCGTGGAGGCGTACGCGCGCTACACCGAACAGCTCTGGTTCGTGTACCGGGCGCTGGAGGAAGCCGCTCCGACGGTCGAAGGGGACCCGGTCGCCGGTCCCTTCATCAAGCCGGAGCTGATGCGTACCGAGGCCCTGGAGCGCGATCTGACGCATCTGCGCGGCGCCGGCTGGCGTGAGGGCCTTGAGCCGCTGCCCGCCACCGCCGCGTACGCGGCCAGGATCACCGAGTGCGCCCGCACGTGGCCCGGCGGCTATGTGGCCCACCACTACACCCGCTATCTCGGGGATCTCTCCGGCGGCCAGGTCGTCCGTGACATCGCGGAGAAGACCTGGGGCTTCGAGCGCAAGGGCGACGGCGTCCGCTTTTACGTCTTCGAGAAGATCGCGAACCCGGCGGCGTTCAAGCGCGCCTACCGGGAGCTGCTGGACACGTTGCCGGCGGACGACCTGGAGAAGCAGCGCATCATCGAGGAGTGCAACCGGGCGTTCGACTTCAACGGGGCCGTGTTCCACGAGCTGGAGGGCGAGTTCCCCCTCAGCGCGTGA
- the map gene encoding type I methionyl aminopeptidase, producing the protein MSGQSLLVPGELSPVRSVPGRIPHPEYVGKPLPTPYTGPEVQTDETVELMRIAGRIAARAMEEAAKHIAPGVTTDALDKVAHEYMVDHGAYPSTLGYREFPKSLCTSVNEVICHGIPDSTVLRDGDIVNLDVTAFINGVHGDNNATYLCGDVDEESTLLVERTRESLNRAIKAVRPGRQVNVIGRVIESYAKRFGYGVVRDFTGHGINSSFHSGLIIPHYDSPHATTVMRPGMTFTIEPMLTLGTHEYDMWDDGWTVVTKDRRRTAQFEHTLVVTETGAEILTLP; encoded by the coding sequence ATGTCTGGCCAGTCGCTGCTCGTGCCCGGGGAACTCTCCCCCGTCCGTTCCGTTCCCGGAAGAATCCCGCATCCCGAGTACGTCGGGAAACCTCTGCCGACCCCGTACACCGGTCCGGAGGTGCAGACCGACGAGACCGTCGAGCTGATGCGGATCGCCGGCCGGATCGCCGCCCGGGCGATGGAGGAGGCCGCGAAGCACATCGCGCCCGGCGTCACGACCGACGCGCTCGACAAGGTCGCGCACGAGTACATGGTGGACCACGGGGCGTACCCCTCCACCCTCGGCTACCGCGAGTTCCCGAAGTCGCTCTGCACCTCGGTCAACGAGGTCATCTGCCACGGAATCCCGGACTCCACCGTCCTGCGCGACGGTGACATCGTGAATCTCGACGTCACCGCCTTCATCAACGGCGTGCACGGCGACAACAACGCCACCTACCTCTGCGGCGACGTCGACGAGGAGTCGACGCTGCTGGTCGAGCGGACCCGTGAATCACTGAACCGGGCCATCAAGGCCGTCCGGCCCGGCCGGCAGGTCAATGTCATCGGGCGCGTCATCGAGTCGTACGCCAAGCGCTTCGGCTACGGCGTGGTCCGGGACTTCACCGGGCACGGCATCAACTCGTCCTTCCACTCCGGGCTGATCATCCCGCACTACGACAGCCCGCACGCGACGACCGTCATGCGGCCCGGCATGACCTTCACCATCGAGCCCATGCTCACGCTCGGGACGCACGAGTACGACATGTGGGACGACGGCTGGACCGTGGTCACGAAGGACCGCAGGCGGACCGCGCAGTTCGAGCACACACTCGTGGTGACGGAGACCGGCGCGGAGATCCTCACCCTGCCGTGA
- a CDS encoding HtaA domain-containing protein, translating into MPATRRPMALAAAVATVVAIGATALAVPAFAADSAPAAPGAPAAPQLELKDGTLEWGFKESFRKYLLSPVAAGKITAADGATQAAGNGVFTFTDGKGTYDTGTHATATAFQGSVHFEGHHGVLDIELSDVKVNTTRVGGEITADVTSVTEGETETRDDVPIADLDLTTVRPGQGENGAMVFKDIPAKLTAEGSEAFAGFYAAGAELDPATLSVTAVKAPTDPTDDPTDPTDPTDPTDPTDPVDPTDPTDPTDPVDPTDEPSAPAVVDGPIVDGNLDWGVKESFRTYVTGPIANGKVELAAGATRSGEAYRFPKATGSFDAQAQTLSAEFEGSVRFLGHEEKGSYVLDLKLSGLEAEVENGRGTLVADVSTKDRATHEVSTFKDLTIATLDLPAGELKAKDGVIALNAVPATLTADGTKAFGGMYEEGETLDALTAAVSLTEDGQLPGGSGGTGSAGGTGDSTGGTGGTTGGSGTTGGTAGTAGGGSVAGSAGGTGNLASTGAEVPAGALMGAAGALAVAGGAAVFIARRRNPATGEI; encoded by the coding sequence ATGCCAGCCACCCGTCGTCCCATGGCCCTTGCCGCAGCGGTCGCCACAGTCGTGGCCATCGGCGCGACCGCGCTCGCCGTCCCGGCGTTCGCGGCCGACAGCGCCCCGGCCGCCCCCGGAGCGCCCGCCGCGCCGCAACTCGAACTGAAGGACGGCACCCTGGAGTGGGGCTTCAAGGAGTCCTTCCGTAAGTACCTGCTCTCGCCCGTCGCCGCCGGGAAGATCACGGCCGCCGACGGTGCCACCCAGGCCGCCGGTAACGGCGTGTTCACGTTCACGGATGGCAAGGGCACCTACGACACCGGCACACACGCCACCGCGACCGCCTTCCAGGGAAGCGTTCACTTCGAGGGTCACCACGGCGTCCTCGACATCGAGTTGAGCGATGTGAAGGTCAACACCACCCGTGTGGGCGGGGAGATCACCGCCGATGTCACCAGCGTGACCGAAGGCGAGACCGAGACGCGCGACGACGTCCCGATCGCCGATCTCGACCTGACGACGGTGCGGCCGGGGCAGGGCGAGAACGGTGCGATGGTCTTCAAGGACATCCCCGCCAAGCTGACGGCCGAGGGCTCGGAGGCGTTCGCGGGCTTCTACGCCGCGGGCGCCGAACTGGACCCGGCGACGCTCTCGGTGACGGCGGTGAAGGCCCCCACGGACCCGACCGACGACCCGACCGACCCCACGGACCCCACGGATCCGACCGATCCGACCGACCCGGTTGACCCCACGGACCCGACCGATCCGACCGACCCGGTTGACCCCACCGACGAGCCCTCGGCCCCGGCCGTCGTGGACGGCCCGATCGTCGACGGCAATCTCGACTGGGGCGTCAAGGAGAGCTTCCGTACCTATGTGACGGGCCCCATCGCCAACGGCAAGGTCGAACTCGCCGCCGGCGCGACCCGGTCGGGCGAGGCGTACCGCTTCCCGAAGGCCACCGGCTCTTTCGACGCGCAGGCGCAGACGCTGTCCGCCGAGTTCGAGGGATCGGTCCGCTTCCTGGGTCACGAGGAGAAGGGCTCGTACGTCCTCGACCTCAAGCTCAGCGGTCTGGAGGCCGAGGTCGAGAACGGCAGGGGCACCCTCGTCGCGGACGTCAGCACCAAGGACCGGGCGACCCACGAGGTCTCCACCTTCAAGGATCTGACCATCGCCACGCTCGACCTGCCGGCCGGCGAGCTGAAGGCCAAGGACGGCGTCATCGCGCTGAACGCCGTGCCCGCCACGCTCACCGCGGACGGCACCAAGGCGTTCGGCGGCATGTACGAGGAGGGCGAGACGCTCGACGCCCTCACCGCGGCCGTCTCCCTCACCGAGGACGGTCAGCTCCCCGGCGGTTCGGGCGGCACGGGCAGCGCAGGCGGCACGGGCGACAGCACCGGCGGCACGGGCGGTACGACCGGAGGCTCCGGCACCACCGGCGGAACGGCCGGCACGGCGGGCGGCGGATCCGTCGCCGGCTCCGCGGGCGGCACGGGCAACCTCGCGAGCACCGGCGCCGAGGTCCCGGCCGGCGCGCTGATGGGCGCGGCGGGCGCGCTCGCCGTCGCGGGCGGGGCGGCGGTCTTCATCGCCCGGCGCCGAAACCCGGCCACCGGCGAGATCTGA
- a CDS encoding FecCD family ABC transporter permease has protein sequence MSPPGPAPQKQPQQRGRTWLLTVALLGVLLLLCLLSAGLGAYDIPLGDVLSSVRHRIGLGGAALERVPESVLWNVRLPRVVLALLVGASLGCAGALMQGVFGNPLAEPGVIGISAGAAVGAVASIALGLSFLGNWTVTVCAFVSGLLTVLLVYAMSRSGGRTEVVTLILTGIAVNAFAGALIGLSIFFADNAQITQITFWQLGSLAQATWPKVLAVLPCALLGLAVAPFYAGKLDLLALGERPARHLGVDVERLRVVLVLVVALLTAAAVAVAGIITFVGLLVPHLLRMANGPGHRFLVPGSALAGALVLVAGDLAARTVAAPAELPLGVLTALFGSPFFFWLLRRTRRRQGGWA, from the coding sequence ATCTCCCCGCCCGGGCCCGCCCCGCAGAAGCAGCCCCAACAGCGCGGGAGAACTTGGCTGTTGACCGTCGCACTCCTCGGCGTGCTGCTCCTGCTCTGCCTGCTCTCCGCCGGGCTCGGCGCGTACGACATCCCGCTCGGCGACGTCCTCTCCTCCGTCCGGCACCGGATCGGCCTCGGCGGCGCCGCGCTCGAACGGGTCCCCGAGAGCGTGTTGTGGAACGTCCGGCTGCCGCGCGTCGTCCTCGCGCTCCTCGTCGGCGCCTCCCTCGGCTGCGCGGGCGCCCTGATGCAGGGCGTGTTCGGCAATCCGCTCGCCGAACCGGGAGTCATCGGTATCTCGGCGGGCGCGGCGGTCGGCGCCGTCGCGTCGATCGCGCTCGGCCTGAGCTTCCTCGGCAACTGGACGGTCACCGTCTGCGCGTTCGTCTCCGGGCTGCTGACCGTGCTGCTGGTGTACGCGATGTCCCGCTCCGGCGGCCGTACGGAGGTGGTCACGCTCATCCTCACCGGCATCGCGGTGAACGCCTTCGCCGGCGCGCTCATCGGGCTGTCGATCTTCTTCGCCGACAACGCGCAGATCACCCAGATCACCTTCTGGCAGCTCGGCTCGCTGGCGCAGGCGACCTGGCCCAAGGTGCTCGCCGTACTGCCGTGCGCCCTGCTCGGTCTCGCCGTCGCGCCTTTCTACGCGGGGAAGTTGGACCTCCTCGCGCTGGGCGAGCGGCCGGCCAGACATCTCGGCGTGGATGTCGAACGGCTCCGTGTCGTCCTCGTCCTGGTGGTCGCGCTGCTGACGGCCGCCGCCGTGGCGGTGGCGGGGATCATCACGTTCGTCGGGCTGCTGGTCCCGCATCTGCTGCGGATGGCCAACGGCCCCGGCCACCGCTTCCTGGTACCGGGCAGCGCGCTCGCGGGCGCGCTGGTCCTGGTCGCGGGCGACCTGGCGGCCCGCACGGTGGCGGCGCCCGCCGAACTGCCGCTCGGCGTCCTGACGGCGCTGTTCGGCAGTCCGTTCTTCTTCTGGTTGCTGCGCAGGACGCGGCGCAGGCAAGGGGGTTGGGCATGA